One genomic region from Treponema primitia ZAS-1 encodes:
- a CDS encoding Holliday junction resolvase-like protein produces the protein MENPEIKTIILLCVVFLFCLFFLLIGRRMGLSQGRRQERADWEGHKLQDIVKARLKASRAVLGGLVSEQIAPLLPDFPFDPGDCRFVGKPVDFIVFRGMNEKNITEVIFLEVKSGTGKNLNDQEKRLRDAVQAGRVRWAEYDVLQ, from the coding sequence ATGGAAAATCCGGAGATCAAAACGATCATACTCCTCTGCGTAGTTTTTCTGTTCTGTCTGTTCTTCCTTCTCATAGGCCGCCGCATGGGGCTTAGCCAGGGGAGGCGGCAGGAGCGGGCGGATTGGGAGGGGCATAAGCTGCAGGATATTGTGAAGGCCCGGCTTAAGGCGTCACGGGCGGTGCTTGGGGGGCTCGTTTCGGAACAGATAGCGCCGCTTTTGCCGGACTTTCCCTTTGATCCCGGGGACTGCCGCTTCGTAGGAAAGCCGGTAGATTTTATCGTGTTCCGTGGGATGAACGAAAAAAACATTACCGAGGTAATTTTTCTGGAAGTTAAAAGCGGAACGGGGAAAAATCTGAACGACCAGGAAAAACGGCTCCGGGACGCGGTTCAGGCAGGCCGGGTACGGTGGGCGGAATACGATGTGCTTCAGTAA